Part of the Egibacteraceae bacterium genome, CGGATGTCGTAGGCCTTGACGATGGGTGTGAGGTCGAGCATGCAGGCTCCCGCGCGTCGGAGGTCGCGACGTGGGGCATCCTACCGACTGCCCCGACCCCGGCAGCGCCCCGACGGGGTGCGCAGGCGCAGGAGCGGGGGACGGACCGGCTTCAGCCCGCCAGCAGCTGGGAGAGCTCGAGCGCCGTGGAGCCGTCGGGCTCGGCCCAGTAGCGGTGCTCGCACGCCCGGCAGTGGGTGAAGTGCGCGGGACCCTCGACGACGGTGAGGTCAATCTCGAACAGGTCGGGGGATCCGCACTTGACGCAGCGGTTCATGACGTCCTCACAAGGGATCGTGGTGGGGGTGAAGCCTCGGGGAAGGTGTCGGCGCGCGGGCCGCGAACCTGTAGGGCCATCCGGCCAGGTCGGCCCGCCGTCGGCGCTCGGCGCCTCTCTCCACGGCTCGCGAGCCGGCGGGGACCGCCCCTGGCGCTATCCGGCGGGCGGGTCGGCCTCCGCGCAGAGCCGACGCACGTCGGCGGTCAGCTCGCGCCCGATGTACTGCGAGCGGGTCCGCTCGCCCTCGCGCCAGAAGGCGTACCAATACGGGCCGTGGGGGCAGGAGGCGCAGTCCTTGCCGCAGCGCACCCACTGCTGCCGGTAGGTGGGGCGCGACACGCCGGGGACGTCCTCCGGCTCGAGCACGGGACCGGCCGAGCCCACCAGCAGCCCCCGCGCGAGGATGACGAGCCGGCGCAGCTGGTGCTCGTCGAGCCGCCGCACCGCCCGCACGAGGTCGCGGGGCAGGCTCACCGTGCCCCACCTGCTACATAAGAATTCACATCGATGCTCGTCAAGGGTTGACTCGCTGTGGGCGTGGCCTCAGGCGCGAAGCGGCGGGGCCGTCATCAGGCCGTCCGGCGTGTCGGGGCGCCGCGCATGGCGGCCGGCGCGAATTCGCCCTGGGGGACGCGCTCGTCAGGCTGCGCGGCGATTCGGGGCAGCTCCCGTCGCAGGCGGTCGTAGCGACTGGTGCCGGCCGGCCGGCGCAGCGGTGCGCTGACCGGCGCCCGCTCCTCCGCGCGCCCCGGCCGGGCGGGCGCCGCGGCGTCGGGGAGCGACGACCGCTGCTCGACGCGCTGCCATCCGCGGGGCACGGTGAGCGCGTCGGCATGGCGCGCGCAGAGGTCGTAGAGCGCGGGATGGGGACTGGGACTGAGGTCGGCGATCCACACCTGACCGCTCGCGTAGCGGTAGGACAGCGAGGCGGTGGCGGGAGCTGGACAGGCCGGCCGGCTGCAGGTGCGGGAGGCGTGGCGCATGCCCCCACCATAAATCACGTCGGGGGAATTCCCACTCAGGCGACGCCGCGGGTCAGGGGTCCAGGCGGGCACAGGGGATGCGGCGCGCGACGTGGTGGATGCACACTGAAGACGCCCCTTGTGGGGGGTCGCTCTCGCTCGTGCGTGAAGGAGTTGAGGTCATGCGGGCCAACGGGGTCGCCGTCGACGAGATCCGCGCCCCTGGAACCTCCTGCACACCGCGCGGATGCTGAAGGACCTGGGCGGGTTTCCCGCCGGGGGCAACTCACGCACCGGTTGGGATGCGGGGTGCCGCTTCGACTACCCCAATCCCGAGCACCGGGCGTAGCCGAACGCCCCCGTCGTCGTGGGCTCAGCCCGCCGGCGCCGGCTCGGCGTCCGGCGGCGCCTCCCCCGGCGGGGCGCCTTCCCCCGCAGGCGGCGCATCGGGGTCCGGAACGTCCGGCAGCTCGCCCGGGGCGGGACGCTCGGGCGCTGCCGGTCCCGGCGCCCCCCGGTCCAGCGGTCTGGTGGACAGCGCGGGGTCGCGCCGCACGGGCGGGCGGGTCGCGGGGCCCGCCCACACCTCCGCGGGGATGCCGACGGCCGACCACAGCCGCAGGCCGCCGGACTGGTGATGGGAGCGGAGCTCGGCGACGACCGGGCCGCTCGCGACGACCCCGGCCGGGATCTCGCCCTGCTCGGGTGCGGCGTCGACGAGGTTGAAGCTCAGCCAGCCGTTCGGCGGGATCGCGGCGCCCCTCCACTCCGGCGGGCCCTCGGCGTTCGTCACCACGTCGACGGTGAGCTCCTCCCCGCCGGGGTTGTACACGGTGACCCGTCCACGCCGCTCCCCCGCGCCCGCGCCGACCAGCGCCCAGCGGGCCGACGGCTGCGCCCCGCGGGACACCGCAAGCCCCTCGCGGCCGGCCGCGCGCAGGGTTGTGACGCGGTGCACGACGACGGGGACCTCGTTCACGCTGAAGGCGGCCACGCCGAACTCCGGTTCCTCGGACAGCTGCGCGAGGTCGACGGCGATGACGCCCCCCGCGGGCACCGAGTACTCCTGCATGGCGGCCTCCGGCGTCGGCGCGGAGACCCGGATCTCCACGGCCGCCTCCCGGGCACCGGGGTTCATGATCGACACCCATGACGACGAGGTTTCGTCGACGCGCGCATAGCCGAATGCCCAGTCGTCGCGCGCGGCGGTGGCCGCGGGTACGAGGGCGCGCCCGCTCGGTCCCGGACGCTCGCCGACCGGCTCGAGGACGAGCTCGCCCTGGGCGACGAGCCGGCCGGTGAGCACCTCGACGGTGGCGCCGAGGTCGGGCTGCTCGGGCTGGAACTGGCCGAGGTCGATGCGCGCCGTGCTGTTGGCCTCCACGAGGACGTTGTCGGTGAGCAGCAGCACGACGCGTCCCTCCGGCGTGGCGAAGGTTATCCGCGCGACCGCGTCGACGCCGAAGGGGTTGAACAGGTGCAGCGTCGAGCGGGAGCCGCCGGCGGTGTCGAGCCCCGCGAGGTGCCAGGTCTCGGCCGGTCCCGGCTCGCAGGGCGCCCCCGGGGTGTCCCCCGACTCGATCCGCCAGCTGGCGGTCGCGGGCCCGCCCTCCCAGCGCACGGCCACCGGCGTCGTGGCCTCCCCCGGGCCGAGGACGAGCGCGTGCTCCCCGCCGGGGGCCACCTCGACCGCAGGGTCGGGGGTGGGCCGCCGCTCGGGGTAGCGCACGACGGTGATCCGGGACGGCTGCTCCCCGACCGCTGCGACCGTCAGGACGGCCGACTCGCCCTCCCCTGCCGTGGCGGGGCAGTACCACGCGCCGGCCTGTGCGGTGTCCTGCGCGACCGGCTCGGCCGGCCGGGGGGGGCCCGGTGCGGTGACGATGTCGACGACGAGGGCGAGGAGGACGACCACCGTCGTGGCGAACAGGGCGAGGGACGCGCGCCGCTGCTCGCGGGACGGGGGGCCCGGCGGCGTGGCCGCGGTCACCCGCGCACCCCCTGGGTGTCGTCCCGGGCGGGCACGGCCGCTGGTGCGACCCCCCCGGCGAGGTCGGACGGCAGCCCCCGGGCGACCGACTCGGCGCGGGCCTGCGTGAATCCGGGCGGGCGCAACGCGAGCGAGACCACGCCGAGCAGCAGCAGGGCCTGCATGGCCACGATGGTGCGGTGACCCACCCCGCCCCCCACGCGGGCACGCACGGGCCCCGAGCCGGGCGGGACCGCGAACGCGTTGATCCCCTCGACCTCGCGGGGCTCCAGGCGCCGACCGTCCGCAAAGGCGTGCCAGAGGGGCGAGGAGCCCTCGGACACGACGAGCACACCGCCCTCCGCCACCGGCTCCCGACCCACGTACAGGTCCCGGCGCGGTCGGTCGAGGCCGGTCTCCTCGAAGCCCGCAGCTGCTCCCGGGTCGCCGGCGGCCAGCAGGGCCTCGCCGGGACCGGGCGGCAGCACGACCGCCCGTGGCAGCCACGAGACGACCTGGAAGACCCGCCCGCCACCCGAGGGCAGGGGCTCGAGCGCCGGCTGGCGGCCGAGCGCGGCGATGAGCGCGTCCGATGGGGTGGCCTCGGACACGACGACGTAACGGACGTTGGCGAGCCCGAGGCGCGTGCCCGCGCGGAGGTCCGCCCCACCGACGGCACCCCCGACGCTGTCGTCGACGAGCGTGATGAGGTCCTCGTCGGCCCGGGTGCCGTAGTCCACCATGCTCGGGCCCCGGGCGGTGACGAGCTCCCATGTCACCGTCCCGTCGTCGACGGCGAGCAGGAGGATGCGGTAGGGACCGACGCGCGGCTGATCGGCCGCCACGAACTCCGGCACGAGCTGGGGGTCGCGTCGCAGCCCCTCCCAGGGGCCGCCGGCGAGCCGCAGGACGCCGCCCGCCAGACCTGCGCCGAGGGCCACCACCGCGACGACGACGGCGAGCTGGCGGGTGCCGAAGGCGTACGAGCGCAGCCCTCCGGCGAGGGTGCGGGCGGCGATCACGCCGAGCCCGCCGATCGCCAGGGCTGCAGGCAGCAGCAAAGCGGGCGTCCACACCCAGCGGGCGCCCAGCCGGGTCGCGCCCCAGGCGAGCAGTGCCGAGGCGGCCACCGCGGCGACGAGCCCCGCGACCGCGGTCGGCCTCGTACGCAGGCCGAGCAGGACCGCAACCGCCACGACCGCCGCGGCCGTCAGCGCGGAGCGGATCCCGGCCGTACCGGCGAAGGCGGGCAGCACCTCGGGAGCGGCGGCGAGCGCTCGCCACAGCGGCAGGGTCTCGAGCGGTGCGCCGGTGCGCACCCCGACGGTGCCCCCGAGAACGAGGCCGACGAGCCACGGGCCCAGCAGAAGCAGGGCCGCCCCGCCCGCGACGCCGAGGCGGACGGCCGGCTGGCGCGCTTCATTGCGCAACGCGACGAAGAGCAGACCGAGGTAGCCGAGGACGAGCACGGGAGCGATCCCAGGCTCCGCCGCGACGAGGACCGCCGTCGCGAGCGCGAGCAGCGCACTCGACCGCCAGGCGGTGCCGAGCGGCGTGCGGGCGTCGGCCGCCCTGACCGCAAGGAGGACGATCCCCGGCAACAGGGCGGCGGCGACGAGGGTACCGAGGCGGCCCTGGCCCAACGCCCCGAGCACCGCGGGGGACAGCACGTAGAGCGTCGCCCCGAGGAGGCGCGGGCCGGGACGGGCGGTCATCAGCCGACCGGCGCGCACCGCGAGCAGCCAGGCGACCGGCAGGAGGCCGAAGACGACGAGCCGCTGCGCGAGCCAGGCGTTGCCGAAGCCGAGCAGCGAGACGATCCCGAGGACGGCCTGCACCGGCGACGCGAAGGCGGCCGACCCGACCGGCTCGCCGTTCCACGGGCTCGCGTACGCCCGCAGGAAGGTCCTCGCCGTCTCCGGCCAGGCAGCGATCTCCACACCGACGAGCTGGCCGCCGCCGAGCAGCGCGCGCAGCCCGAGCAGGTAGACCGCGAGCAGCGCCAGCCCGGCGGAGGCCGCGGGGTGGTTGCGGATCGCGCGCACGAAGGCCCCCCCGGGCTCGGCCTGCGCCCCACCCGCCTGTTCCGGGTCCTCGAGCAGGACGCGGGTGCTGCCCCCGGCGAGCCAGCTGCCGAGGGCCTCGACGGACGTCCGCGCGCGGGGAAGGCCGGGGGCGAACAGCCGGCCGAGGTCGCGGTCGGCGACGCGGCGGCGCCGCTGCACGACCTTCCGGCGCTGCAGCGTGGTGGGAAGGTGCGCGGCGTTCCAGAGGTGCGCCCGGACCACCGCGGCGGCGTCCGCGAACCTCCTCGTCGCGAGGAACGTCAGCGTCTTCACCACGGCGAGGAGGATCACGACCGGCAGCACCCACAGGAGGCGGCGTGCCCCGTAGTTCTTCAGCACGGTGGCCAGGGCATGGCGTTCTGCGAGGTAGCGGCCTTGGGCGGCCCGCCCGGCGAGCTCGCGCGCCCCCCGGGTCGCGGCGGCGACGTGGTACGCGACGGCGCTCGGGACGACCTCGACCCGGTAGCCGGCCAGCCACGCGCGCCAGCAGAGGTCAAGGTCGTCGCGGAACAGGGGGAAGCGCAGGTCGAACCCGCCGAGCTCGGCGAGCACGTCCCTCCGCACGAGCATCCCTGCGGTCGATACGTAGAGGACCGGTCGTTGGCGGTCGTGCTGACCCTGGTC contains:
- a CDS encoding DUF5719 family protein encodes the protein MTAATPPGPPSREQRRASLALFATTVVVLLALVVDIVTAPGPPRPAEPVAQDTAQAGAWYCPATAGEGESAVLTVAAVGEQPSRITVVRYPERRPTPDPAVEVAPGGEHALVLGPGEATTPVAVRWEGGPATASWRIESGDTPGAPCEPGPAETWHLAGLDTAGGSRSTLHLFNPFGVDAVARITFATPEGRVVLLLTDNVLVEANSTARIDLGQFQPEQPDLGATVEVLTGRLVAQGELVLEPVGERPGPSGRALVPAATAARDDWAFGYARVDETSSSWVSIMNPGAREAAVEIRVSAPTPEAAMQEYSVPAGGVIAVDLAQLSEEPEFGVAAFSVNEVPVVVHRVTTLRAAGREGLAVSRGAQPSARWALVGAGAGERRGRVTVYNPGGEELTVDVVTNAEGPPEWRGAAIPPNGWLSFNLVDAAPEQGEIPAGVVASGPVVAELRSHHQSGGLRLWSAVGIPAEVWAGPATRPPVRRDPALSTRPLDRGAPGPAAPERPAPGELPDVPDPDAPPAGEGAPPGEAPPDAEPAPAG
- a CDS encoding glycosyltransferase, with the translated sequence MSSSDPASNPARPVGLPRVAAILVVRNGAEWLPSVLATLAAQRYPALDLVVVDNASTDDSADILGRRIPADRLVTLPRNAGYTRAVASALTHPVVDEADLVLLLHDDLAPAPDAIARLVHAMREDPAIAVVGPKLRDWSEEPVLQEVGMTVDRFGRAESQLEPAELDQGQHDRQRPVLYVSTAGMLVRRDVLAELGGFDLRFPLFRDDLDLCWRAWLAGYRVEVVPSAVAYHVAAATRGARELAGRAAQGRYLAERHALATVLKNYGARRLLWVLPVVILLAVVKTLTFLATRRFADAAAVVRAHLWNAAHLPTTLQRRKVVQRRRRVADRDLGRLFAPGLPRARTSVEALGSWLAGGSTRVLLEDPEQAGGAQAEPGGAFVRAIRNHPAASAGLALLAVYLLGLRALLGGGQLVGVEIAAWPETARTFLRAYASPWNGEPVGSAAFASPVQAVLGIVSLLGFGNAWLAQRLVVFGLLPVAWLLAVRAGRLMTARPGPRLLGATLYVLSPAVLGALGQGRLGTLVAAALLPGIVLLAVRAADARTPLGTAWRSSALLALATAVLVAAEPGIAPVLVLGYLGLLFVALRNEARQPAVRLGVAGGAALLLLGPWLVGLVLGGTVGVRTGAPLETLPLWRALAAAPEVLPAFAGTAGIRSALTAAAVVAVAVLLGLRTRPTAVAGLVAAVAASALLAWGATRLGARWVWTPALLLPAALAIGGLGVIAARTLAGGLRSYAFGTRQLAVVVAVVALGAGLAGGVLRLAGGPWEGLRRDPQLVPEFVAADQPRVGPYRILLLAVDDGTVTWELVTARGPSMVDYGTRADEDLITLVDDSVGGAVGGADLRAGTRLGLANVRYVVVSEATPSDALIAALGRQPALEPLPSGGGRVFQVVSWLPRAVVLPPGPGEALLAAGDPGAAAGFEETGLDRPRRDLYVGREPVAEGGVLVVSEGSSPLWHAFADGRRLEPREVEGINAFAVPPGSGPVRARVGGGVGHRTIVAMQALLLLGVVSLALRPPGFTQARAESVARGLPSDLAGGVAPAAVPARDDTQGVRG
- a CDS encoding DUF3499 family protein — its product is MRHASRTCSRPACPAPATASLSYRYASGQVWIADLSPSPHPALYDLCARHADALTVPRGWQRVEQRSSLPDAAAPARPGRAEERAPVSAPLRRPAGTSRYDRLRRELPRIAAQPDERVPQGEFAPAAMRGAPTRRTA